One window from the genome of Spirosoma rhododendri encodes:
- a CDS encoding nucleotide sugar dehydrogenase, with translation MLDALRQKEKAIAVIGLGYVGLPLALAFARQFRVIGYDISTDRIALMQRHEDPSRELGADAFAGADITFTANPDDLRAAHFFIIAVPTPIDDYKVPDLRFLQRASADVGRALKPGDYVVYESTVYPGCTEDDCLPTLEQTSGLTLGRDFKLGYSPERINPGDKDRTLVDILKVVSGSDDEAAGVIAELYDSIIRAGCTSRRVSK, from the coding sequence TTGCTCGACGCACTCAGACAAAAGGAAAAAGCGATTGCCGTGATCGGGCTGGGCTACGTGGGGCTACCCCTCGCGCTGGCGTTTGCCCGGCAGTTTCGGGTAATTGGCTATGACATCAGCACTGACCGGATCGCGCTGATGCAGCGGCACGAAGACCCGTCGCGCGAACTAGGTGCCGACGCCTTCGCTGGTGCCGACATTACTTTTACGGCCAACCCCGACGACCTGCGCGCGGCCCATTTTTTCATCATCGCCGTACCGACACCCATCGACGATTATAAAGTCCCTGACCTGCGATTTTTGCAACGCGCATCAGCCGACGTAGGCCGGGCGCTGAAACCGGGCGACTACGTTGTGTACGAATCAACGGTGTACCCCGGCTGTACGGAAGACGATTGTTTGCCCACGCTGGAGCAAACCTCTGGCCTGACGCTGGGGCGGGATTTCAAACTGGGCTATTCCCCCGAACGCATCAACCCCGGCGACAAAGACCGGACGCTGGTCGATATCCTCAAAGTCGTGTCGGGAAGCGACGACGAAGCCGCCGGGGTTATCGCTGAACTGTACGACAGCATCATCCGGGCGGGGTGTACGTCGCGCCGAGTATCAAAGTAG
- a CDS encoding Wzz/FepE/Etk N-terminal domain-containing protein — translation MSDSWLNLSPDNLVRTVWRGRVRLMLFVGVFTALGIVVALLTRSEYISEARIMPEMNSGSGDVFRRLASVAGFGGIDLSDAEGVDAVRPDLYPNVLQSTPFILYLLDQPVVTSAGRKLTVTQLLDPDGGKPGFSLLSWLRPAPVATTAPTPTGPNKPVKLTMQQQQLAEEIEKRVTARLDTRSGVISITAQMPDPSVAATVAQQAMNYLTQYVTSYRTEKARQDLHFYTQRLTEARRRYQTAQYNVFHYNDQHKYLVVQSATMDRQRMEAELTIAQTVYTELSRQYEQARLKVQERTPVFKVLEPPKIPLLRVSPKRAMLVLTYALAGLIVGIVYLLTKQIGVMDRLRAMLV, via the coding sequence ATGTCCGACTCCTGGCTAAATTTATCACCCGACAACCTCGTTCGCACGGTCTGGCGGGGGCGCGTTCGGCTGATGCTGTTTGTGGGCGTTTTTACTGCGCTGGGCATCGTAGTAGCCCTGCTGACCCGGTCGGAATACATATCGGAAGCGCGGATTATGCCCGAAATGAACAGCGGTTCGGGGGATGTATTTCGGCGGCTGGCGTCGGTGGCGGGTTTCGGCGGGATAGACCTGTCGGATGCCGAGGGAGTCGACGCGGTACGGCCGGATCTGTACCCGAACGTACTGCAAAGTACCCCGTTTATTCTGTATTTGCTCGATCAACCGGTTGTCACGTCAGCCGGGAGAAAGCTGACCGTTACGCAATTGCTTGACCCCGACGGTGGGAAACCCGGCTTTTCCCTGCTTAGCTGGCTGCGTCCGGCCCCGGTTGCCACGACTGCCCCAACCCCAACAGGGCCGAACAAGCCGGTGAAGCTGACCATGCAGCAGCAGCAGCTGGCCGAAGAGATCGAGAAGCGGGTAACGGCCCGACTCGACACCCGGTCGGGCGTGATTTCGATTACCGCCCAGATGCCCGACCCGAGCGTAGCCGCTACAGTGGCGCAGCAGGCCATGAATTACCTGACGCAGTACGTGACGAGCTACCGAACCGAAAAAGCACGGCAGGATCTGCACTTTTACACACAGCGGCTTACCGAAGCGCGTCGACGCTACCAGACGGCGCAGTACAACGTGTTTCATTACAACGATCAGCACAAGTATCTGGTTGTCCAGTCGGCGACGATGGACCGGCAGCGCATGGAAGCCGAACTGACCATTGCCCAGACGGTGTATACCGAACTGTCGCGGCAGTACGAGCAGGCCCGGCTGAAGGTGCAGGAACGAACACCCGTGTTTAAAGTACTCGAACCGCCAAAAATTCCGCTACTTCGCGTTTCGCCCAAACGTGCCATGCTCGTGTTGACATACGCCCTCGCCGGATTGATCGTCGGCATTGTTTATTTGCTGACCAAACAGATCGGGGTAATGGATAGACTACGGGCGATGTTGGTGTAA
- a CDS encoding CgeB family protein has product MKIAIVGSRAFDSLEYHLADSVRALGGQAVCVDGASRYTLARKAHYWVSRFVESYDRAACRQLARRVAAERPDLVLVVYRHLHPIFVDTVKQLLPGIVVAQINPDALSNLEKQQVIAADFDHYFTKEPYIADFLRNKAGLNAHYLPEGFNPRIHRRPDLDKATAEQQTNIDVLLYGGLYAYRARMVDQLQRAGVRVAVFGSEGPYLPASVRSAFQGRYLVGDEKNRLLYGARIVFNNFHYAEVTSANQKYFEINGIGGFQLCDYKPTLDEYSLVPTERVTYRTTAEAIDMIRYFLAHPAERHTLADCQHTHFQQHHTFDQRVDELLRITGHSLPIMHERRPV; this is encoded by the coding sequence ATGAAAATCGCTATCGTCGGCAGTCGCGCGTTTGATTCGCTGGAGTACCACCTGGCCGATTCGGTACGGGCGCTGGGCGGTCAGGCGGTTTGTGTCGATGGGGCAAGCCGATACACGCTGGCGCGGAAAGCACACTACTGGGTTAGCCGGTTTGTTGAATCGTACGACCGGGCTGCGTGTAGGCAGCTGGCCCGGCGGGTGGCGGCCGAACGACCCGATCTGGTGCTGGTTGTGTACCGACACCTGCACCCGATTTTTGTTGATACGGTGAAGCAATTACTGCCGGGCATCGTCGTGGCGCAGATCAATCCCGATGCCTTGTCAAACCTAGAAAAGCAGCAGGTCATTGCCGCTGACTTCGATCATTACTTCACAAAGGAACCGTACATCGCCGATTTTCTGCGCAACAAAGCCGGACTGAACGCGCACTACCTGCCCGAAGGATTTAACCCCCGTATTCACCGCCGACCCGATCTCGACAAGGCCACGGCCGAACAGCAAACTAACATCGACGTGCTGCTCTACGGCGGCCTTTACGCCTACCGCGCCCGCATGGTCGATCAGTTGCAGCGGGCGGGTGTTCGGGTGGCCGTGTTCGGCAGCGAAGGGCCGTATTTACCCGCGTCGGTACGATCGGCGTTTCAGGGGCGGTATCTCGTTGGCGACGAAAAAAACCGGCTGCTCTACGGGGCACGGATCGTGTTTAATAATTTTCACTACGCCGAAGTCACCTCAGCCAACCAGAAATACTTTGAAATTAACGGCATCGGTGGCTTTCAACTCTGCGACTACAAACCAACGCTCGACGAATACAGCCTCGTCCCGACTGAGCGCGTAACCTACCGAACAACGGCCGAAGCGATCGACATGATCCGGTATTTTCTGGCGCACCCCGCCGAGCGGCACACACTTGCCGACTGCCAGCATACGCATTTCCAGCAGCACCATACGTTCGATCAGCGGGTCGATGAGTTGCTGCGTATTACGGGTCATAGCCTGCCAATCATGCATGAACGTCGGCCCGTTTAG
- a CDS encoding nucleotide sugar dehydrogenase, producing the protein MYVAPSIKVAEAAKVIENTQRDLNISLMNELAIIFDKLGIDTHEVIRAASTKWNFLPFTPGLVGGHCIGIDPYYLLYKARQLGYDPQVINSGRRINDGMPAYVATKLLQKLIQHGKNPRQTKVLVMGLTFKENVSDIRNSRVADLVRELMNYSISVHLIDPHASPNEVAHEYRMTLLDSPSAQYDAVIVAVGHDVYKSLDIAYFRSLMNGSPILLDLKGLYSVKNETGLDYWRL; encoded by the coding sequence GTGTACGTCGCGCCGAGTATCAAAGTAGCGGAAGCGGCCAAGGTGATCGAAAACACGCAGCGCGACCTGAATATTTCGCTGATGAACGAACTGGCGATCATCTTCGACAAGCTGGGTATCGACACGCATGAAGTGATCCGGGCGGCTTCAACCAAGTGGAATTTCCTGCCGTTTACACCGGGTCTGGTGGGTGGGCACTGCATCGGCATCGATCCGTATTACCTGCTTTACAAAGCCCGGCAGCTCGGCTACGACCCGCAGGTTATCAACTCGGGTCGGCGCATCAACGACGGTATGCCTGCCTATGTCGCGACTAAACTGCTGCAAAAACTGATTCAGCACGGGAAGAACCCCCGGCAGACGAAGGTGCTGGTCATGGGCCTGACGTTCAAGGAAAACGTCTCGGACATCCGCAATTCGCGCGTCGCCGATCTGGTACGGGAATTGATGAATTACTCGATCAGTGTACATCTGATCGATCCGCACGCGTCGCCCAATGAGGTAGCTCACGAGTACCGCATGACCCTACTCGACAGCCCCTCAGCGCAGTATGATGCGGTGATCGTGGCGGTAGGGCACGACGTGTACAAATCGCTCGACATCGCGTATTTCCGGTCGCTGATGAACGGCTCGCCCATCCTCCTCGACCTGAAAGGGCTGTATTCGGTCAAGAACGAAACGGGACTCGATTACTGGCGGCTGTAG